The following DNA comes from Cedecea neteri.
GGGTTGCGTTTGCAGAGAAACCAACTGACTGTTCAGGGTTGATAAATCGTTGTTGGCCGACTGCAGTTGATCCAGCACGCTGGTCAGCCGGGTTTCTAACTGGCGAAGGGAAAGCGAGCCGAGCGTTTTACGCGTCGCTTCGTCATCGGCAGGCGTACTCAGCGAATTCAACGCGTCAGTCGCCTGCTTCAGTTTGTCCGGGGCCTGGGCAACCGTGGTTTTAAGCTGCGCCGTCTCCTGCTTCACGCGGTCGAGTTTGTCCAGCATCTCAAGCGTTTCGGTGAGATCTTTCTGGGTAAGCTTATCGTCAGGGGTCAGCGTTTTTTGCTTGTTCAGCGTGTCCAGCTGCGACTGCACCTCCGCTCTGGTCGGCAGATCGCCATTACTTTGCGCCGCCTGAGCCGCGGAAAAAGGCAGCAGGATGGAAACAAACAAAAACAGGAAAAAAATGAATGCGGAACGGGAAGTCCGCGACAGAGCGTTGTGCTGCGTAGTCATGGTTGAGTCATTACGGTGCTGCGCATGTGGGTGCCAGCTAAAAGTAAAAGGCCACGGAAGATGCGCAGAATAGCACGGCTTCAGGGCGCAGAATAGCAATCGCCCTCGGAGGAATCTCAAATCATTTTCAGGGTGAAAGTAAGCCGAAAATTACGCCGGTTTGTTCAGCGTTGGGCTCAGTTGGAACATTTCCAGCAGAACGGCGATAAAGTCTGGCGCTTTAGCATGGAGATCAAAGGTTTCCGGCGCAACCAGCCAGTTTTCAATCAGCCCGGTAATGTAGCTGCGCATCAGCGTGACGGCAAGGGAAAGACGCAGACCCGCAGGCAATTTCCCGGCGTCGATGCAGCGTTGCAAAGCGGCCTCAATGCGTTCGTTGCCTTCCATATATAGCGTGCGCCTGGCCTGCTGCAAAACTTCAAGCTCACCGACAAACTCACACTTGTGGAAAATGATTTCCGTCATTAAGCGTCGGCGCTCTTCTGTCACCGTTGCCTGTAGGATATAAATGAGTAATTCTCTTATCACAGACAGTGGATCGTCTGGATATTTTGCCCGATACTCAATCTCTAAGTCACCAATACTGGATTCGGTTAGCTCCCAGATCTCACTAAACAATTCCGACTTATTTTTGAAATGCCAGTAAATCGCACCACGTGTTACCCCGGCCGCCTGCGCGATATCCGCGAGCGAAGTCGCAGAGACGCCCTGCTGTGAAAACAGGCGAATCGCAACGTCGAGGATGTGCTGGCGGGTTTCAAGCGCCTGAGCTTTGGTTTTTCGTGCCATAAGTGGGTGAATTTACTTTAGTCAGATTTACATACATTTGTGAACGTATGTACCATAGCACGACGATAATATAAACGCAGCAATGGGTTTGTGGACATTTGATCCATTGAACAACTTTGAAATCGGACACTCGAGGTTTACATATGAACAAAAACAGAGGGTTTACGCCTCTGGCGGCCGTTCTGATGCTCTCAGGCAGCTTAGCGCTTACAGGATGTAACGAGAAAGAGACCCAGCAGAGTGCGCCGCACGCCCCGGAAGTGGGTGTAGTGACTCTGAAAAGCGCGCCATTACAGATTACTACTGAGCTTCCAGGACGCACCAACGCCTTCCGCATCGCAGAAGTTCGTCCTCAGGTTAGCGGCATTATTCTGAAGCGTAACTTTACCGAAGGGAGCGACATTCAGGCCGGTGTTTCGCTGTATCAGATCGATCCTGCAACCTATCAGGCTGCGTACGACAGCGCAAAGGGCGACCTGGCAAAGGCCCAGTCCAGCGCTAATCTCGCACAGCTGACCGTTAAACGTTATCAGAAACTGCTGGGTACCAAGTACATCAGCCAGTCTGACTACGATACTGCGGCAGCAACCGCGCAGCAGGCAAACGCTGACGTCGTCGCTGCAAAAGCTGCGGTTGAAACTGCACGTATCAACCTGGCGTACACCAAAGTAACTTCGCCTATTAGCGGCCGCATCGGGAAATCCGCGGTCACCGAAGGTGCGCTGGTTACCAGCGGGCAAACCACCGCCCTCGCCACTGTTCAGCAGCTTGACCCTATCTACGTGGATGTGACCCAGTCCAGCGATGATTTCCTGCGTCTTAAGCAGGAGCTGGCCGACGGCAAACTGAAACAGGAAAACGGCAAAGCCAAAGTCCAACTGATGATGAACAACGGTGTTGCCTACCCTCAGGAAGGCTCACTGGAATTCTCTGAAGTGACCGTTGACCAGACCACCGGGTCTATCACCCTGCGCGCTATCTTCCCTAACCCGGACAAAACCCTGCTGCCAGGGATGTTTGTTCGCGCCAAGCTGGAAGAAGGCGTTAACCCAAATGCCATCCTGGTTCCGCAGCAGGGGGTCACTCGTACTCCACGCGGCGATGCCTCCGCGATGGTCGTAGGGAAGGATGACAAAGTTGAAGTTCGCCAGCTGCAAACCAGCCAGGCGATCGGCGACAAATGGCTGGTTACCGATGGGTTACAAACAGGCGATCGCGTGATTGTTACCGGCCTACAGAAAGTAAAACCGGGTGTTCAGGTAAAAGCGCAGGAAGTTGCGGAAGACAATAAAGGCCAACAGCAACCCGCCGCAGGCGCGCAGTCAGAACAACCGAAGTCTTAACTCAAACAGGAGCCGTTAAGACATGTCTAAGTTTTTTATCGATCGCCCCATCTTTGCCTGGGTAATCGCCATCATTATTATGTTGGCGGGTGCGCTTGCGATCATGAAATTGCCTATCGCGCAGTATCCAACGATCGCGCCACCGGCAATTCAGATCTCGGCCAACTACCCGGGTGCAGATGCGAAAACGGTACAGGATTCAGTAACCCAGGTTATCGAACAGAATATGAACGGTATCGATGGCCTGTTATACATGTCCTCTACCAGTGATTCCTCTGGTACCGTTCAAATCACCATTACCTTCGATTCCGGCACCGATGCCGATATCGCACAGGTTCAGGTGCAGAACAAACTTCAGTTGGCCATGCCGCTGCTGCCGCAGGAAGTACAGCAGCAAGGGGTTAGCGTCGAGAAGTCCTCAAGCAGCTTCCTGATGGTGCTCGGTATGATCAGCACCGATGGTTCTATGAACCAGCAGGATATTGCGGACTACGTTGGCGCCACCATTAAAGACCCGGTCAGCCGTACTCACGGCGTAGGTGACGTTCAGCTGTTTGGTGCTCAGTACGCGATGCGTATCTGGATGGATCCGAACAAACTGAACAACTACCAGTTGACGCCGGTGGATGTGATCAACGCTATCAAGGCACAAAACGCCCAGGTAGCCGCAGGCCAGCTCGGTGGGACACCGCCGGTCAAAGGCCAGCAGTTGAACGCCTCCATCATTGCGCAAACCCGTCTGAAATCAGCAGAAGAGTTCAGCAAAATCCTGATGAAAGTGAATCAGGATGGCTCTCGCGTTCTGCTTAAAGACGTGGCAAAAGTTGAGCTGGGCGGCGAAAGCTATGACGTTATCGCTCGCTATAACGGCCAGCCTGCTGCCGGTCTGGGTGTTAAACTGGCCACCGGTGCTAACGCCCTGGATACCGCCGAAGCGGTACGCGCCACGGTAGAAAAACTTCAGCCTTACTTCCCGGCGGGCCTGAAGGTTGTGTATCCGTACGACACCACGCCGTTCGTTAAAATCTCCATTAACGAAGTGGTGAAAACGCTGGTCGAAGCTATCGTGCTGGTGTTCCTGGTAATGTATCTGTTCCTGCAGAACTTCCGGGCAACGCTGATTCCAACCATTGCGGTACCGGTGGTACTGCTGGGCACGTTCGCTATCCTTGCCGCCTTTGGCTACTCGATAAACACCCTGACGATGTTCGGCATGGTGCTGGCGATAGGCCTGTTGGTGGATGACGCCATCGTTGTGGTTGAGAACGTCGAGCGCGTGATGGTGGAAGATGGACTGCCACCGAAGGAAGCCACGCGCAAATCCATGGGTCAGATTCAGGGCGCGCTGGTCGGTATCGCGATGGTACTGTCTGCGGTATTCGTCCCAATGGCGTTCTTCGGCGGTTCTACCGGTGCCATCTACCGTCAGTTCTCGATTACTATCGTTTCGGCGATGGTGCTGTCAGTACTGGTCGCGATGATCCTGACTCCCGCTCTCTGTGCAACCATGCTTAAGCCAATTCCGAAAGGTCATCACGATGACAAGAAAGGGTTCTTCGGCTGGTTCAACAGAATGTTCGACAAGAGCACGCACCACTACACCGACAGCGTCGGTAACATTCTGCGTAGCACCGGTCGTTACCTGCTGCTGTATCTGATGATTGTGGTTGGCATGGCGGTTCTGTTTGTTCGTCTGCCAAGCTCGTTCCTGCCGGATGAGGACCAGGGCGTTCTGTTAGCCATGGCGCAGCTGCCAGCGGGGGCAACCCAGGAACGTACGCAGAAAGTGCTGGATGAAGTCACGGATTACTTCCTGACGAAAGAGAAAGCCAACGTTAACTCCGTGTTTACCGTTAACGGCTTCGGCTTCTCCGGTCGTGGTCAGAACACCGGCCTGGCGTTCGTTTCGCTGAAAGACTGGAGTGAACGTTCAGGGGAAGAGAACAAGGTTCCGGCCATTGCTGGCCGCGCCATGGGTACCTTCTCGCAGATTAAAGATGCAATGGTGTTTGCCTTTAACCTGCCGGCGATTGTCGAGCTGGGTACCGCAACCGGCTTTGACTTCCAGCTGATTGACCAGGCAAACCTTGGCCACGAGCAGCTCACACAGGCTCGTAACCAGCTGTTCGGCATGATTGCCCAGCACCCTGACCTACTGGTTGGCGTACGTCCGAACGGTCTGGAAGATACACCGCAGTTCAAAATCGATATCGATCAGGAAAAAGCACAGGCGCTGGGGGTGTCCATTAGCGATATCAATACCACGCTGGGGGCAGCCTGGGGCGGGAGCTACGTCAATGACTTCATCGACCGTGGCCGCGTGAAGAAAGTGTACGTCATGGCCGAAGCGCCATACCGTATGCTGCCAAGCGATATCGGCAACTGGTACGTGCGTGGTTCTTCCGGCCAGATGGTACCGTTCTCCGCGTTCTCTACCTCACGCTGGGAATACGGTTCGCCACGTCTGGAACGTTACAATGGCTTGCCGTCCATGGAAATTCTTGGCCAGGCAGCACCGGGTAAAAGTACCGGTGAGGCAATGGACATGATGGAACAGCTTGCATCGAAACTGCCAACCGGCATTGGCTTTGACTGGACGGGCATGTCCTACCAGGAACGTCTGTCCGGTAACCAGGCCCCTGCCCTGTACGCCATCTCGCTGATTGTGGTGTTCCTGTGTCTGGCGGCGTTGTATGAGAGCTGGTCAATTCCGTTCTCGGTCATGCTGGTTGTTCCGCTTGGCGTATTCGGTGCCCTGCTGGCCGCAACAATGCGCGGCCTCACCAACGACGTTTACTTCCAGGTTGGCCTGCTAACAACCATTGGCCTGTCGGCGAAGAACGCGATACTTATCGTTGAATTCGCCAAAGATCTGATGGAGAAAGAAGGCAAAGGCCTGATTGAAGCAACGCTGGAAGCCGTGCGTATGCGTCTGCGTCCGATTCTGATGACTTCTCTGGCATTTATCCTCGGGGTAATGCCGCTGGTTATCAGTACCGGTGCGGGCAGTGGCGCGCAAAACGCCGTAGGTACCGGTGTAATGGGCGGCATGGTGACCGCGACCGTGCTGGCTATCTTCTTCGTTCCGGTGTTCTTCGTGGTGGTACGCCGCCGCTTCAGCCGCAAGAGTGAAGATATTGAACATGCGCATGCGGTAGAGCATCACCAGTAAGCCGTTCAATCACATAACAAAAGGCCGCGTAATGCGGCCTTTTTTATAAATACAGAAACCGGTTTCAGCATTGTTATTTTGGATTTCTTATTTCCACATTCACTTCTCTCTCCCGCATTATCTTCAACATAAATGCCACCTCATTTCGGAGAAAATAACGCTTAAATGCTCGTTAATCCATGATTAACGAAACAACAAAAACCGAAGTGTTACATTTATTTGGGAATATTCTTACAAATTAACGCCTGGTTTTTAGCCGGATACAGAATAGTCTTATAGATTGATTAACCAGCTGAAAGTTATAAATATTACCCATTATGGGTTAATGTATCCCTGAGAATTTAAGTTAAAATTCATACGAAAGTTTTAATTCACATTTAGTAACGTATTCTCTTTTTTTAACTTAATTGTAATTTTTCGTTAGAGCCGCATGAAATCCAGGCAATATTGATTTATAGTTACAGCACATGTAATAATCGTGGCAACAGTTCTTCACCTCATCAGGTGTGTCCACCCCAACCCGTTGTGTTTATCATTTGGTTTACCGATAAAAGGGGCAGCACTATGGACGAATACTCACCAAAGCGGCACGACATCGCGCAGCTTAAGTTCCTCTGTGAGAGTCTGTATCACGATTGTCTGACCAATCTTGGTGAGAGCAATCATGGGTGGGTTAATGATCCTACATCGGCCATTAATCTACAGTTGAATGAATTGATTGAGCACATTGCTGCATCGGCGCTTAATTATAAGATTAAGTATCCAGATGAGAGCAAATTGATTGAACAGATTGATGAATACCTGGACGATACTTTCATGTTATTTAGCAATTACGGCATTAACGCACAGGACTTGCAGCGGTGGCGTAAATCAGGGAATCGCTTGTTCAGATGTTTCATCAGTGAGAGTCGCGCTAACCCAGTAAGCCACTCGTTCTAAAAATATTAAAATACTTAAGGCGAATTTATGACTACCAAGCTCACTAAGACCGATTATTTGATGCGCCTGCGGCGTTGTCAG
Coding sequences within:
- the acrR gene encoding multidrug efflux transporter transcriptional repressor AcrR: MARKTKAQALETRQHILDVAIRLFSQQGVSATSLADIAQAAGVTRGAIYWHFKNKSELFSEIWELTESSIGDLEIEYRAKYPDDPLSVIRELLIYILQATVTEERRRLMTEIIFHKCEFVGELEVLQQARRTLYMEGNERIEAALQRCIDAGKLPAGLRLSLAVTLMRSYITGLIENWLVAPETFDLHAKAPDFIAVLLEMFQLSPTLNKPA
- a CDS encoding efflux RND transporter periplasmic adaptor subunit — its product is MNKNRGFTPLAAVLMLSGSLALTGCNEKETQQSAPHAPEVGVVTLKSAPLQITTELPGRTNAFRIAEVRPQVSGIILKRNFTEGSDIQAGVSLYQIDPATYQAAYDSAKGDLAKAQSSANLAQLTVKRYQKLLGTKYISQSDYDTAAATAQQANADVVAAKAAVETARINLAYTKVTSPISGRIGKSAVTEGALVTSGQTTALATVQQLDPIYVDVTQSSDDFLRLKQELADGKLKQENGKAKVQLMMNNGVAYPQEGSLEFSEVTVDQTTGSITLRAIFPNPDKTLLPGMFVRAKLEEGVNPNAILVPQQGVTRTPRGDASAMVVGKDDKVEVRQLQTSQAIGDKWLVTDGLQTGDRVIVTGLQKVKPGVQVKAQEVAEDNKGQQQPAAGAQSEQPKS
- the acrB gene encoding multidrug efflux RND transporter permease subunit AcrB; the protein is MSKFFIDRPIFAWVIAIIIMLAGALAIMKLPIAQYPTIAPPAIQISANYPGADAKTVQDSVTQVIEQNMNGIDGLLYMSSTSDSSGTVQITITFDSGTDADIAQVQVQNKLQLAMPLLPQEVQQQGVSVEKSSSSFLMVLGMISTDGSMNQQDIADYVGATIKDPVSRTHGVGDVQLFGAQYAMRIWMDPNKLNNYQLTPVDVINAIKAQNAQVAAGQLGGTPPVKGQQLNASIIAQTRLKSAEEFSKILMKVNQDGSRVLLKDVAKVELGGESYDVIARYNGQPAAGLGVKLATGANALDTAEAVRATVEKLQPYFPAGLKVVYPYDTTPFVKISINEVVKTLVEAIVLVFLVMYLFLQNFRATLIPTIAVPVVLLGTFAILAAFGYSINTLTMFGMVLAIGLLVDDAIVVVENVERVMVEDGLPPKEATRKSMGQIQGALVGIAMVLSAVFVPMAFFGGSTGAIYRQFSITIVSAMVLSVLVAMILTPALCATMLKPIPKGHHDDKKGFFGWFNRMFDKSTHHYTDSVGNILRSTGRYLLLYLMIVVGMAVLFVRLPSSFLPDEDQGVLLAMAQLPAGATQERTQKVLDEVTDYFLTKEKANVNSVFTVNGFGFSGRGQNTGLAFVSLKDWSERSGEENKVPAIAGRAMGTFSQIKDAMVFAFNLPAIVELGTATGFDFQLIDQANLGHEQLTQARNQLFGMIAQHPDLLVGVRPNGLEDTPQFKIDIDQEKAQALGVSISDINTTLGAAWGGSYVNDFIDRGRVKKVYVMAEAPYRMLPSDIGNWYVRGSSGQMVPFSAFSTSRWEYGSPRLERYNGLPSMEILGQAAPGKSTGEAMDMMEQLASKLPTGIGFDWTGMSYQERLSGNQAPALYAISLIVVFLCLAALYESWSIPFSVMLVVPLGVFGALLAATMRGLTNDVYFQVGLLTTIGLSAKNAILIVEFAKDLMEKEGKGLIEATLEAVRMRLRPILMTSLAFILGVMPLVISTGAGSGAQNAVGTGVMGGMVTATVLAIFFVPVFFVVVRRRFSRKSEDIEHAHAVEHHQ
- the tomB gene encoding Hha toxicity modulator TomB: MDEYSPKRHDIAQLKFLCESLYHDCLTNLGESNHGWVNDPTSAINLQLNELIEHIAASALNYKIKYPDESKLIEQIDEYLDDTFMLFSNYGINAQDLQRWRKSGNRLFRCFISESRANPVSHSF